The following coding sequences lie in one Arachis ipaensis cultivar K30076 chromosome B03, Araip1.1, whole genome shotgun sequence genomic window:
- the LOC107629996 gene encoding pentatricopeptide repeat-containing protein At2g41080-like, translating to MGRFRVPRTCFSFVSVSTVFQNSVFHLSTVTFKTHLEDGNFSYAKEQFATLCSNGRIREAYHNFVSYIWSEPRLFSNLIQACIRTKSVSLGKQLHSLIITSGCSSDKFVSNHLLNLYSKFGEFRAAVLLFDRMPTRNTMSCNIMIKAHLEMGSFESAKKMFDEMPERNVATWNAMVTGLAKFEMNEESLFLFSQMNELGFMPDEYSLGSVLRGCAHLTALFAGRQVHAYVMKSGFESNLVVTCSLAHMYIKAGSLSEGERLIRLMPNCNVVAWNTLMSGKAQNGCFEGVLDQYCLMKKAGFRPDKITFVTVISSCSELATLGQGKQIHAEAIKAGASSIVDVVSSLVSMYSRCGSLQDSVKAFSEGKQRDIVLWSSMISAYGFHGQGEEAIKLFNGMEQENLPGNEVTFLSLLYACSHCGLKDKGLDFFELMVQKYGLKARLEHYNCVVDLLGRSGCLEDAEAMIRSMPMEPDAIIWKTLLSACKIHKNAEMAKRVAKEVLRIDPQDSASYILLANIHASANKWQDVSEVRKAMRGKMLKKEPGISWVEIKNQVHQFCLDDKSHPQSAEINRYLDELTSEMKMRGYVPDTSSVTHDMDNEEKEYNLAHHSEKMAIAFALMNCPEGMPIRVMKNLRVCSDCHVAIKYISEIKNLEIVVRDASRFHHFKDGTCSCGDYWMKGAFVTGDNEGYVTIWDAKREKF from the exons ATGGGCAGGTTTCGTGTTCCTCGTacgtgcttctcctttgtttctgTGTCTACCGTTTTTCAAAATTCCGTCTTTCACTTGTCGACCGTTACCTTCAAAACCCACTTGGAAGATGGAAACTTTTCATATGCCAAAGAACAATTTGCAACCTTGTGTTCCAATGGGCGTATCAGAGAAGCGTATCACAACTTTGTTTCTTATATATGGTCTGAACCCCGTTTGTTCTCAAATCTCATACAAGCATGCATTCGCACAAAGTCTGTTTCTTTGGGGAAGCAGCTTCATTCTTTGATTATTACTTCTGGCTGTTCCTCGGACAAGTTCGTCTCCAACCATCTCCTCAACCTGTATTCGAAATTTGGGGAGTTTCGAGCTGCAGTCTTACTGTTTGATAGAATGCCTACTAGGAACACCATGTCGTGTAACATCATGATCAAGGCCCATCTTGAAATGGGTAGTTTTGAGAGTGCCAAGaaaatgtttgatgaaatgcctgaGAGGAATGTTGCTACTTGGAATGCAATGGTCACTGGCTTGGCCAAGTTTGAAATGAATGAGGAGTCTTTGTTCTTGTTTTCACAGATGAATGAGTTGGGTTTCATGCCGGATGAGTACTCACTGGGCAGTGTGCTTAGGGGATGTGCACACCTGACAGCTTTGTTTGCAGGCCGACAGGTTCATGCTTATGTTATGAAAAGTGGGTTTGAGTCTAATTTGGTTGTCACATGCTCTTTAGCTCACATGTACATTAAAGCTGGAAGCTTAAGTGAAGGAGAGAGATTGATCAGATTGATGCCAAATTGTAATGTGGTTGCTTGGAATACACTTATGTCTGGAAAAGCTCAAAATGGGTGTTTTGAGGGAGTTTTGGATCAATACTGTTTGATGAAAAAGGCAGGTTTTAGACCAGATAAGATTACTTTTGTGACTGTGATCAGTTCATGTTCAGAGTTAGCCACACTTGGTCAAGGGAAGCAAATACATGCTGAAGCAATCAAAGCAGGAGCTAGTTCTATAGTTGACGTAGTTAGCTCATTAGTTAGTATGTACTCTAGATGTGGATCCTTGCAAGACTCTGTGAAAGCTTTTTCGGAAGGCAAACAGCGAGATATTGTATTGTGGAGCTCAATGATTTCCGCTTATGGATTTCATGGTCAAGGGGAAGAAGCTATAAAGCTCTTTAATGGGATGGAACAAGAAAATTTGCCAGGAAATGAAGTTACATTTTTGAGCTTGTTATATGCATGTAGTCATTGTGGATTGAAGGACAAAGGACTTGATTTCTTCGAGTTGATGGTACAAAAGTATGGACTCAAGGCTAGACTAGAACACTATAATTGTGTCGTTGACCTACTAGGTAGGTCTGGCTGTTTGGAAGACGCAGAAGCTATGATACGTTCCATGCCTATGGAACCAGATGCCATTATATGGAAAACACTGTTATCTGCATGTAAGATCCACAAGAATGCAGAAATGGCAAAACGGGTTGCCAAAGAAGTTCTTAGGATCGATCCTCAAGACTCAGCATCATATATTCTTCTTGCCAATATTCATGCTTCTGCTAATAAGTGGCAGGATGTTTCTGAGGTGAGGAAGGCCATGAGAGGCAAGATGTTGAAGAAAGAACCAGGCATAAGTTGGGTAGAAATAAAGAATCAGGTTCACCAGTTCTGTTTGGATGACAAATCCCACCCACAATCTGCAGAGATCAATCGGTATCTGGATGAACTAACTTCAGAAATGAAGATGCGCGGTTATGTCCCGGATACTAGCTCTGTAACGCATGACATGGACAATGAGGAGAAAGAATACAACTTGGCACACCACAGTGAGAAGATGGCAATTGCTTTTGCATTGATGAATTGCCCAGAGGGAATGCCAATAAGGGTGATGAAGAACTTGCGCGTTTGTAGTGATTGCCATGTTGCCATCAAGTACATATCAGagataaaaaatttagaaattgTTGTGCGAGATGCTAGCAGGTTTCACCATTTCAAAGATGGTACATGTTCTTGTGGGGATTATTG GATGAAAGGTGCTTTCGTCACCGGTGATAATGAAGGTTACGTTACCATATGGGATGCTAAAAGAGAAAAATTTTAG
- the LOC110269581 gene encoding uncharacterized protein LOC110269581 has protein sequence MTEEKKAIVRDLGYGGLMHIPPLRVDHQLLRELANNFKLGENKLKTGYGSFQITPKTIGDALGINATGNLFPEKVEYKQLSDDDKIIYRRFQGKTLKSLTDEMMEIGVGSEEERLMFKRIFILYIQMAFLLPTTINKISPVHLAPIFKMDGISERNWGDMF, from the exons ATGACTGAGGAGAAGAAGGCAATTGTCAGGGATCTCGGATATGGAGGGttgatgcacatcccaccactaAGGGTGGATCACCAACTCTTAAGGGAACTGGCAAACAACTTTAAACTTGGGGAGAACAAACTGAAGACAGGATATGGTTCTTTCCAAATAACACCAAAGACAATAGgtgatgcgcttggcatcaatgcaacag gaaaTCTGTTTCCTGAGAAAGTTGAGTATAAGCAACTTTCTGACGATGACAAAATAATTTatagaagattccagggtaagaccctcaaaagtcttaccgATGAAATGATGGAAATCGGCGTTGGCAGCGAAGAGGAACGCCTGATGTTTAAGAGGATATTCATCCTCTAcatacagatggcgttccttttgCCAACGACGATAAACAAAATATCACCCGTGCACCTGGCCCCAATTTTTAAGATGGACGGCATATCGGAGAGAAACTGGGGGGACATGTTTTGA